From the genome of Pochonia chlamydosporia 170 chromosome Unknown PCv3seq00011, whole genome shotgun sequence:
CACAGCTTACGAAGCAGGGGTCTTGAAACTTGTAACCATAGATCTATTATCGGTATTGAAGGCAAATCAAGTGTATCTCACGGTCTATCCTGAAGCCATATTGTCTTGTCTATTCGTGATCCACTTCAGCCATTCCCCTTGCCGTAAGATGGATCGCACTCTGGCCTGCAGCCAATCTGTATTACCCCAAAACCCCCAGGAGGCTTGGAATCTACACCAGTCAACTAAAGCAGTCTCCCAGTGCCGCTTGAAGTCGTCCCAATCATACGCTGGAGCATGAGAAGTCTTTCTTCCTCGGAGTAACTCGTCCCGATACGCCTTTAGAAGACGTCgttctccttctcccattGATAGTTCAGAGGGTATATCGCGAGACGCAACAAGCATATCCACGGGTACCGAACAAGTAAGCAACTTCGCCAGGTCGCAAACCCCAAGCCCTAAACCAGCATATTGGAAGTCAAAGAATGCGACCTGATCGCCGGTTGAGGTGGCGAACAAGTTTTCAGACTTGACGTCGCCGTGAATGTAGGTTTCGACGTCCCGACCAGTAGGTGTTAGAAACTCTGCAGCAAGTTCAGCGACCGTACTCGATGTAGCCTCTATTGGTCGACAAAATGCCCGAGACCATTCTGAGTCGTGGTCTTGCGCAAGTGCGTTATATTCCTCGCGGCGGGTGGCAAGATAAGTGTAACCTCCGTTTAGCCACAAACCTCGCCTTGTTGAGTCTTGCTGTGCCTCTCTTCGCTTTCCCTCTTGGAGAGGTGGTAGTATCAGGCTTTGTAGATCAaattttggctgcttccagcagctgctgTGGAATTCGGCCAGCCACCGAATGGCAGAATATACTTGGGTCGATGTAAGAACCGCTCGCTTTTCTCCAGCTATGGGATACTTCAATCGCAAGTCTGTCAAGAGTGTAGCTGTCAACCCGTTGAGTTTTCCCAGGTTCCTACTCTGGTTTTCGGTTGATGTCGATACCAGACACTTTGCAAGTGGCAAGTCACCAAGTGAAGGCGCAACTTCTTGATAAAAGTATTGTTCCACTTCGTAGCTAAAGACCTTTCTTAAATGACTTTCGTCCAAACGACCGGGGGGTGGCGAGACAATCTTGAGAATGAGTGACTGTTCATTACCATCCTCTCCATTCTTCGCCAAGGGCCGCGCCCGAATGGCGCATATGTGTCCGTAGCCAGCCCACAGAGTCTGCAGATTTGTGCACGAAATGAGTTCCAAGTCAATCCAAGAGAGAATCTCCGAGGCAATATCCCGAGACTCTAGACCGTCGCTCATTGTGAAGGTGAAAGGCACCACACTGCGACGTTGGTTGAAGGAGAAAATTATGGTCGCAACATGGAAAAGCTCAAGTCCAAGTGGAGTCAATCATCCAGCCATGTCCCCCCAGTCCACATGCAGTCTTGGGATGAACCATTGTTTGCCTGGTCGAGAACTCATGTGCTTGACATTAAACTGGATTAAAATACACGGCGACTTTTGTTCCAATCTATCATCTAACGCATGCTCGGAATGGGATTCTCCCCTCCCTAGGAGCAACTTCCCCATCCAATATGACAAACATTGCACAGCATGGAAGTGGCGCATTATCTCCAACTCTCAaattgtcaagtctggtcaaaaAAACCAATggcaaaaataaaagaagCAGGGTATTTCCCAGTAATTTTTTTTATGtgtttatttattttttgATAGAATACCATAGGTAAATGAATCCAAAAGGCTCCATGAATGCGCAATGATTGAGCTGAAGTGAGCAAGCGAGcagcaactccaactccaagaGAGTCAGAACGCATGCGGTAAATACTATGCGACCGGGGAAGAAATCTGGAGTTCTCGTACCAGGCTTTTGAGGGTTAGTTTTAGAACGAAATAAGGGCAAATTAATTAAATTTAGCGATTTCGTATTAGTAAGGGTTATCGGCGGTTTTGTTGGCAAAGCAGACCATGCTAAATTCTACCATGGCGAGTTATTTCGACGTTTTGTACAGTTACAAAGCCGCTTTAAGACGCCTTTTTTAAGGATTTAGCTAGCCATGGATCTAATTGAAGTAGTAGACTTATCCTTGATCAAGGCTAATATCTAGAAGGCCATATTGCAGACAACCTCGTCCGAGATTATTTTTAGCTCGCACATCGTGTATTTCACATCCGTCATGCCCAGACGAATACAATAGCCACCGGGAAACTCGTCAAGCAGCGTCAGGGACAAAGTCTACCTCATCATGGTAGCAGCTACGAAAGTCCAGTATGGCTCTACTTCGCCGGCAGGGAGCCCCAACTCAACGAGGCGGCCACATCGCGGATTCAAGCTGCTGGTACCTGGCTAAAGTCTCAATTTATTGGCTTTTCAGAAGTTCCACCCCCTCTCCGGGTTCATTCTCTCTTGCTCATTGCAAAGGGAGCAATTTTTGTTCACAGGCTTTATCAGTCTCTCCAGGAACGCTGATACTCGTAGCCATGGCACCGGATACCATCGAAGACGCTGCAGTTCCGCGATTTCATCGAGaaatttgatgttggttgttggccacAGTTATACTCGGCCGCTTGCCACGGTGTTGACACTTGGACGAAAGGTTTACTTCAGGCTCACCGCTCGCAATCATATGCAATTTGCCTCGATCTAAACCCTGACTCATGGTTCGGCCCAAGTGTTAGGCAATTTGCCCCTATCAAAGGAAAACCCTCAAACGATTAGGCCGTCCTACATAGGACAGTGTCTACAGACCAGCGTTTGTCAGACGTCTACCACCAATGACAAATACATACCTAGAAATGCCATCTGTCATGTTCGGGTCTGAAATATGGAACTGCAATTCGATGTTATACAGTACGGAGCACACTACGGAGTATCTTTGTGCCATTTGACCGGGATCTCCCCCCCACAAGAAGACGCGAAGATCCTGACAAGTTTAACCATAACATGGGTCAAGCCGTGGCCACGCACGCAGTGACTTTAGCCTGCCGATAAACCTGGGGTAATAACGCCTCCCGAAATCGAATGAGTGCGGCAGTCAACTCGGCTTAAGCTGAACCTACATTGTTTGGTTCGCGCTATAAAAGACAGATGAATCCCCCGCAGACCGTTGGACCTGGGTCACAGTTGAGatcaccagacatcaacattGCCTCGGCAGTACAATCTGGGTGGCCTCTTTGAATGCGCCTGTCCACAATGTCAGAAAAAGAAGGCCATACTCTCGAGTCGCAGTCAGAGACACAGCGGTCGAATGGCCGGGAGAGcctggctggtgttgagggaCTGAAAGGGGAGCCACGTAAGGATGACGACCAGTACGTTAAATCGCCCCCGACCGGATGCATTGCATTCTATCTTGATGCCAGACCCAACCTTTCCCGTCAATGTGTGCTAATATGGCTCCATTAGGTCCAGACAAGACTCCGTCATATTTGACCGAGTTGCCGAAAGCCGACTCCGACTCAAAATTGACCTCTTCATCGTACCGACAGTATCGTTGTTGTACCTTTTCTGCTTTATTGATCGCGCCAATTTGGGTGGGTAGAGTCCTCAAACCATCCATCTAATTATTGAGGGAACCTCAAAGCTAAATGCATGTGTTGACTAGGAAACGCCAAAATTGCCGGCATGGATAAGGACCTACAAATGCGTGGCTACGATTACAACCGCATCATCACCATATTCTACATATCATACATTCTTTTTGAAATACCGGGCACCTTGTGCTGCAAATGGATGGGTCCGGGCTGGTTTCTTCCTCTGAGCGTTGTGCTGTTTGGCATTGCATCCGTCTGCACAGCTTTTGTTAACACAGTCCCTCAAGCCATGGGCGTCCGGTTCCTGCTAGGGATATTTGAAGCCGGTATGCTGCCAGGAATTGCATACTACCTCTCCCGTTGGTACCGTCGGGCAGAGCTTGCCTTTAGGCTTGCTCTTTACATCGTCATGGCGCCTCTCGCGGGAGCCTTTGGGGGCTTATTGGCCTCTGCGATCTTAAGTCTAGATCACTTCGGCGGGCTTCACTCTTGGCGGATGATCTTCGCTATTGAAGGCATCATAACCATATCTCTTGGCTTAGTGTCTTTCATTACTCTCACGAGCAGCCCAATGTCCGCACGATGGCTaagcaaggaagaaagagcGCTCGCGATTGCCCGCATTGAATCGGAGCGCATGGGAACCGTTATTCTTGACAAAatcgacaagaccaagctCATGCGAGGCATATTCTCCCCCGTTACTCTCGCAACTGCCTTCATATTCCTACTCAATAACGTCACGGTTCAGAGtcttgccttcttcgcccCTACCATCGTGCAAACCATCTACAAGACCGAGACCGTGGTTCGCCAGCAGCTCTATACAGTGCCTCCTTACGTGGTTGGTGGGTTCTTTACCCTCTTTCTCCCGCTAATAAGTTGGCGTATCGATCGGCGTTTAATCTTCTTTGTACTATCCGCGCCACTGGTCATGATCGGTTACTGCATGTTTCTTGGCACCAAAGTCGCAACAGTACGATATGCCGCCACATTTCTCATTGCCTCATCAGCCTTCGCATTCGGTCCGTTCTCTAATGCCCATGTTTCCGCAAATGTGGTCAGCGACACTGCACGAAATGGTGCCATCGGGATGAATATCATGTGCGGGAACATAGGTGGTTTGATTGCGGGCTGGACATTCCTCCCTTGGGATGCACCAGATTACCATATTGGCAATGGACTAAATCTGGCGACAGCCAGTATGACTCTCATTGTCAGTATCTTAATGTGGATATGGATGGAAAGGGACAATAAAAAGCGTGATGCACAAAATGTTGAGACTGAGCTGACTGGCTTGACTGCCAAAGAGATTGAGGACTTGGACTGGAAGCATCCTGAGTTTAGATGGAAAACTTGACACAGAAGCAGCCGTAAGTTTACAGCtattctttgcttcttcagggTTATTTGACTGTCAAGAACCATCTATTCACATGTTCTTCGTAGCTTGATGTGACCAAATTCAAGGAAAGGTGCAAAGTAGCCGAGGTTTGTCTTTATGCCATGACACCGAGAATGCTCCGTTTTTGTTCTGAACTAGGTAAACTATTCGAGGGAATATCAGGTTGGATAGTTGTTGTCGATATTGGCCATCTGGCTGTGAAGAAACGCGTGCTTTTCCTCACCGATATTTGGGTCTGAGACCCATGATTCGCCCGACTCAAGCACGTCAATCCTTTAATGTATCTGGCATTGCCCTGTCATCTTTGATGCAATAGAAACAAGTAAAATGGCCGTGCCCGGTTGTGTTCTCGTCTACTGTCCCGGGATGGTACACTTCGGCAGCCGGAATAATCTAGTTCGCTGCAATGCAGCGCACGGTAGCCAGCTCATGCATGACGTTTTGTTCAGGAAACCCCACAATGCCTATTCTGATGAGAGCAAAGGATTCTTCTGTACGCATACGAAGATGTCTTGTGTTGAACGGCTAACGGGTGCCTACTACCTTTTGAGGGAATAGCTGGTACAAAGCGTTATATCGACCCATGAAGCTCTACAACCTCACAAGGCCAATATTGCAACATGAGATGGTTCCATCACAAAAATGTAGTCTTGAAAAATGAAAAATGAAAATTTTGTCTATTTAATGAGTTACCCCAAATTCTAACTAGATATAAGAGAGCGTTTCACATAAGAGACCATCTTCCCGTGCCACATGAAAGACAGTATGGGCTATTACACACTACACGTCATTAAACATGTAAAATAACGCCCCAGTACAGTAACATTAAGACGAAACAGAGTCTTGATGAGAGACTAGGTTTTTGTCATGACCTAGCCACTTAGTTCAAGTAGTAAACATCGTAGTCGCGGTCCGCTGGAATTTGTCCGTCGGCAATTTCGGCATCATTGTAGGCAGGGAAGGCAATGAGGCCGTCCTTGTTGTCGACCGCAGAGAAGGTGGTGAATCCAGCTGGGTCATACCCAGATGTAACTGTGAAATCGCCAAAGTTCTGTGGGCCACCGTTGTTGTGGGAGGCTCCCGGCCCATTAACGATGAAGTTCACGTCAGTCTTGCTGGCGACGTGAGTATTGATAAGGAAATGCCATGTGCAAGAGCTATCGTCTTCGGCACAAGTGCGCTGTGTGCCTTCGATAGTCCATTTGGGAACGGGAGCCGGGTCGAACTGAGCCTGGAGATCAGCCTTCGTCTTGAGAATATCCGCCGACTGGATTGTCCGGGCGGGAGCTGCGATGACAGATGACGCAGCGAGAAGGGTGGTGAGAATGGACTGAGTAGCCTTCATCTTGATAATATTTGTAGAATGACTATACGTCTGTGGTTGTTTTGAAGAATGGAATATGTTGTTGTGATGCGTTTGAGGATATCGATATCAAAgtgaagaagctggatgCTCCCTTATATAGACTTTTAATACCCGACAATGTATCATCATCTACAGATCTTTTACATGATGAATCTTCGTATTCAACAAAATCTCCGAAACCAGGATGTCGTCAGTATGAGTCTTTCGACAGCAAGTAAGCTCGTACGAAGTATTTCGGGCCGGAGTCAGCATGTCTCATGATCAGGAAGTGCTCAAAATCGGTAATATATCGTCGATCTTAGACTCCACCAGCTGTCAACACGATTGATCGACAAAAGCACCATGGACAAATCCATCAAACACGAAAAGGCAGAGTCAAAGTTTATTGCCTGTCTTAGACTTTCTGATAGTTGACTTGTTCCCAATGTGGAGTGACACGGCGGTGCTGGAGAACGCGGGAACTAGAATTGGCAAGATCTGCATCATGTTTTAAGGTTATACGCAGCGCTGCTCTATTTTTGAACACAAAGGTCAGCACATGTCGGGAATAGCACTAGGAAACCCCGGAGGGACAGAGTTCGTATTGCACAATGGTCAGGCGTCTGTCATCATTTAATGCTGACGGTAATAAACACGTATTTGAGACCTGCCTCACCCGCTGCATATTTGATGTGTTCTTTCAACATTAACATGGCGATGCTTACCTTGCCCAAGTCTCTATCTGTGTCAGCGATTTGAGAATTGCCCAACCAGAAGCCCAATGAAGGCTTGGGGCTCATTGTTGACTGTTGGCAACTCCAGTCCTGGGTTCCAAGCTCGGTTCGCTATTTACTCAACTTTTACGTTGGATGCATGTTGAAGTGCAATTTCCCCTTTTCTCTtccgcctcttcttcctcttcctgttCCCATCCGCAATCTTTTGCCGCTTTTCCGGTAAATTGGATCGAGTCACCGAGTCACCGCCGCTCGCAACCATCCAACCCAGCCTCCAGCAAGACATCCAGTGAGGCACAACGAGATGAAAGGTAATCCCTTTGCAACATTTTACCACCTGATGCATGTATGTTGCTCATCCCTGTCAGCAACGCGCTGAGGCTATCTAAAAGATGGATTTTAGTGTTCTCCGCATGGCACCCACATTTGATCATTAATGGCTCCAAGGGGTCAACCCAATCTCACACTTCTGCAAGTTTCGCTGCTGCCTACAATTTATGGGGTCATTAGCTAGAGCTCACTTCGCTCCGGGTCATAATTTCTACGGCAATTGGCGGATGAGAATTACCGTCAACATACGACCGTGATATTAGCCTGGTGAAggttgctggagatggcCCACAACGGACCTGCCGAAGCTGCAAATATTGACCTTGAAACTGTTGTCCTGACTCAAGAGCTTTACGTTGAGGGCTTTTTCATATCTACGAGTTGGATATTGCAGGCCGAGACCCGGTCTGAAGGGAGGGTTGCTCTCCTGGGTGGATTACCACGGCTTTTTGCACCATGAGTCTCAATGGCGTTGCGATGTCTTGCTACTCTATGAGTTTTGCTATTTTCAGAACACTTTTTGCCCTGTTGAGCCCTGTAACATTGAATATGGTTAGCCGGTAAGTGGGAGAACGGCAAAAAAGTGAATCAGTTTGGTGGGTCAAAACAACCTCTTTGTGTTGCCAGAGTTTGCCGTTTGCGATACCGCTTGAATttgacaatgttgttccTTTTCCAATCGAGAGCGTTTCGGACCCGGCCTAGCAAACGATTGGCCAAGTTTCATGGGAACAAGCTGGGAGTGAGTGAGAGCCTCCTCGCGGAGCAACCGGCCCAGTGGCTTGACCTGGTGCAGaagagacatggactggaggGAGGCAAGAGAACGACCCACGCCGACGCCCGCATCAGAAAATCCCCATGGAGTCAAGTTTTGAGGAGGCGGGCCGCAGCGGAACCACTCATATTGTAGAGAATGTTGGTTGCCTGTTTCCGGGAGCCGATCGGTGGTGCGGCTTGTCAAGGTCTTTGTCTTGTCCCGCCATGGCGCCATGGACGCCACGTTCAAGTTGGGACAAGTTGGGGCTGGCAAAGGTATTTGATGGTATGTAAAGTGCCGCAACAGGGCTAGCAAGGTATTCGTTGGTTGTGTGCATGTGTGAAGAGCAGCAGAAAGCCAAAACA
Proteins encoded in this window:
- a CDS encoding phosphotransferase (similar to Metarhizium robertsii ARSEF 23 XP_007823723.2), translating into MSDGLESRDIASEILSWIDLELISCTNLQTLWAGYGHICAIRARPLAKNGEDGNEQSLILKIVSPPPGRLDESHLRKVFSYEVEQYFYQEVAPSLGDLPLAKCLVSTSTENQSRNLGKLNGLTATLLTDLRLKYPIAGEKRAVLTSTQVYSAIRWLAEFHSSCWKQPKFDLQSLILPPLQEGKRREAQQDSTRRGLWLNGGYTYLATRREEYNALAQDHDSEWSRAFCRPIEATSSTVAELAAEFLTPTGRDVETYIHGDVKSENLFATSTGDQVAFFDFQYAGLGLGVCDLAKLLTCSVPVDMLVASRDIPSELSMGEGERRLLKAYRDELLRGRKTSHAPAYDWDDFKRHWETALVDWCRFQASWGFWGNTDWLQARVRSILRQGEWLKWITNRQDNMASG
- a CDS encoding MFS transporter (similar to Coccidioides immitis RS XP_001248535.1); its protein translation is MSEKEGHTLESQSETQRSNGRESLAGVEGLKGEPRKDDDQSRQDSVIFDRVAESRLRLKIDLFIVPTVSLLYLFCFIDRANLGNAKIAGMDKDLQMRGYDYNRIITIFYISYILFEIPGTLCCKWMGPGWFLPLSVVLFGIASVCTAFVNTVPQAMGVRFLLGIFEAGMLPGIAYYLSRWYRRAELAFRLALYIVMAPLAGAFGGLLASAILSLDHFGGLHSWRMIFAIEGIITISLGLVSFITLTSSPMSARWLSKEERALAIARIESERMGTVILDKIDKTKLMRGIFSPVTLATAFIFLLNNVTVQSLAFFAPTIVQTIYKTETVVRQQLYTVPPYVVGGFFTLFLPLISWRIDRRLIFFVLSAPLVMIGYCMFLGTKVATVRYAATFLIASSAFAFGPFSNAHVSANVVSDTARNGAIGMNIMCGNIGGLIAGWTFLPWDAPDYHIGNGLNLATASMTLIVSILMWIWMERDNKKRDAQNVETELTGLTAKEIEDLDWKHPEFRWKT